The Homo sapiens chromosome 8 genomic scaffold, GRCh38.p14 alternate locus group ALT_REF_LOCI_1 HSCHR8_3_CTG7 genome has a window encoding:
- the MAPK15 gene encoding mitogen-activated protein kinase 15 isoform X1 encodes MPEAGTRVGAEETVAGARFWRNLKAYGIVWKAVDRRTGEVVAIKKIFDAFRDKTDAQDMGFLLAPPTHTPVFLSLQRTFREITLLQEFGDHPNIISLLDVIRAENDRDIYLVFEFMDTDLNAVIRKGGLLQDVHVRSIFYQLLRATRFLHSGHVVHRDQKPSNVLLDANCTVKLCDFGLARSLGDLPEGPEDQAVTEYVATRWYRAPEVLLSSHRYTLGVDMWSLGCILGEMLRGRPLFPGTSTLHQLELILETIPPPSEEDLLALGSGCRASVLHQLGSRPRQTLDALLPPDTSPEALDLLRRLLVFAPDKRLSATQALQHPYVQRFHCPSDEWAREADVRPRAHEGVQLSVPEYRSRVYQMILECGGSSGTSREKGPEGVSPSQAHLHKPRADPQLPSRTPVQGPRPRPQSSPGHDPAEHESPRAAKNVPRQNSAPLLQTALLGNGERPPGAKEAPPLTLSLVKPSGRGAAPSLTSQAAAQVANQALIRGDWNRGGGVRVASVQQVPPRLPPEARPGRRMFSTSALQGAQGGARALLGGYSQAYGTVCHSALGHLPLLEGHHV; translated from the exons ATGCCAGAGGCTGGGACCAGGGTGGGGGCAGAAGAGACCGTGGCAGGGGCTAGATTCTGGAGGAATCTGAAG GCCTATGGCATTGTGTGGAAGGCAGTGGACCGGAGGACTGGTGAGGTCGTGGCCATCAAGAAAATCTTTGATGCTTTTAGGGATAAGACAGATGCCCAG GACATGGGCTTCCTTCTTgctccacccacccacacacctgTGTTTCTGTCTCTTCAGAGAACATTCCGGGAAATCACGCTCCTCCAG GAGTTTGGGGACCATCCCAACATCATCAGCCTCCTTGACGTGATCCGGGCAGAGAACGACAGGGACATTTACCTGGTGTTTGAGTTTATGG ACACTGACCTGAACGCAGTCATCCGGAAGGGCGGCCTGCTGCAGGACGTCCACGTGCGCTCCATCTTCTACCAGCTCCTGCGGGCCACCCGGTTCCTCCACTCGGGGCACGTTGTGCACCGGGACCAGAAG CCGTCCAATGTGCTCCTGGATGCCAACTGCACAGtgaagctgtgtgactttggcctGGCCCGCTCCCTGGGCGACCTCCCCGAGGGGCCTGAGGACCAGGCCGTGACAGAGTACGTGGCCACACGCTGGTACCGAGCACCGGAGGTGCTGCTCTCTTCGCACCG ATACACCCTTGGGGTGGACATGTGGAGTCTGGGCTGTATCCTGGGGGAGATGCTGCGGGGGAGACCCCTGTTCCCCGGCACGTCCACCCTCCACCAGCTGGAGCTGATCCTGGAGACCATCCCACCGCCATCTGAGGAGG ACCTCCTGGCTCTCGGCTCAGGCTGCCGTGCCTCTGTGCTGCACCAGCTGGGGTCCCG GCCACGACAGACGCTGGATGCCCTCCTACCGCCAGACACCTCCCCAGAGGCCTTGGACCTCCTTAGGCGACTCCTGGTGTTCGCCCCGGACAAGCGGTTAAGCGCGACCCAGGCACTGCAGCACCCCTACGtgcagag GTTCCACTGCCCCAGCGACGAGTGGGCACGAGAGGCAGATGTGCGGCCCCGGGCACACGAAGGGGTCCAGCTCTCTGTGCCTGAGTACCGCAGCCGCGTCTATCAG ATGATCCTGGAGTGTGGAGGCAGCAGCGGCACCTCGAGAGAGAAGGGCCCGGAGGGTGTCTCCCCAAGCCAGGCACACCTGCACAAACCCAGAGCCGACCCTCAGCTGCCTTCTAGGACACCTGTGCAGGGTCCCAGACCCAGGCCCCAGAGCAGCCCAGGCCATGACCCTGCCGAGCACG AGTCCCCCCGTGCAGCCAAGAACGTTCCCAGGCAGAACTCCGCTCCCCTGCTCCAAACTGCTCTCCTAGGGAATGGGGAAAGGCCCCCTGGGGCGAAGGAAGCGCCCCCCTTGACACTCTCGCTG GTGAAGCCAAGCGGGAGGGGAGCTGCGCCctccctgacctcccaggctgcGGCTCAGGTGGCCAACCAGGCCCTGATCCGGGGTGACTGGAACCGGGGCGGTGGGGTGAGGGTGGCCAGCGTACAACAG GTCCCTCCCCGGCTTCCTCCGGAGGCCCGGCCCGGCCGGAGGATGTTCAGCACCTCTGCCTTGCAGGGTGCCCAGGGGGGTGCCAGGGCTTTGCTTGGAGGCTACTCCCAAGCCTACGGGACTGTCTGCCACTCGGCACTGGGCCACCTGCCCCTGCTGGAGGGGCACCATGTGTGA